One window of the Ammospiza nelsoni isolate bAmmNel1 chromosome 2, bAmmNel1.pri, whole genome shotgun sequence genome contains the following:
- the FAM131B gene encoding protein FAM131B, whose product MGCIGSRTVGNEVIAVDWKGLKDVDQINMDSTSSLHGSSFHRPSTEQTRTDFSWDGINLSMEDTTSILPKLKRNSNAYGIGALAKSSFSGISRSMKDHVTKPTAMGQGRVAHMIEWQGWGKAHSQQQQHTHESARKDADAYSDLSDGEKEARFLAGVMEQFAISEATLMAWSSMDGEDMSVNSNQDNPAGNYSENYQELMESQEHMAQTQYDSWPHSYVSQGMYCLGSSDAWEASDQSLIASPATGSYLGQNFDESQTNLQESILLQSSFLQQQQQLQQQRQEQNFIQSTGLVHVWPLQTAQGGGGAESSTYMEDHIEDEGNPRLEKAPLLNKKPSPEEDDAVCRDLESLSPREEMEHAALSRKVSDVTSSGVQSFDEEEGETNN is encoded by the exons GAAACGAGGTGATTGCAGTAGACTGGAAGGGACTGAAAGATGTGGACCAAATCAATATGGACAGCACGAGTTCACTGCATGGCAGCAGCTTCCATCGACCTTCCACTGAG cAAACACGGACGGATTTCTCCTGGGATGGTATCAAT CTCTCCATGGAAGATACGACCTCCATCCTTCCCAAGCTGAAACGCAACTCCAATGCTTATGGGATTGGGGCTTTGGCTAAATCATCTTTCTCTG GGATATCCCGCAGCATGAAGGACCACGTGACAAAGCCGACGGCCATGGGGCAGGGCCGCGTGGCGCACATGATCgagtggcagggctggggcaaggcgcacagccagcagcagcagcacacgcACGAGAGCGCGCGCAAGGACGCCGACGCCTACTCGGACCTCAGCGACGGCGAGAAGGAGGCCCGCTTCCTCGCAG GGGTGATGGAGCAATTCGCTATTTCTGAAGCGACTCTCATGGCCTGGTCCTCCATGGATGGTGAGGATATGAGTGTAAACTCAAATCAGGACAACCCAGCAGGCAACTACTCTGAGAACTATCAGGAGCTGATGGAGAGCCAAG agcacatggcccagACGCAGTATGACAGCTGGCCTCACTCCTACGTCTCGCAGGGCATGTACTGCTTAGGCTCCTCCGATGCCTGGGAGGCCAGTGACCAGTCCCTCATCGCCTCCCCAGCCACTGGCTCCTACCTAGGCCAGAATTTTGATGAGTCCCAGACAAACCTTCAGGAAAGCATTTtgcttcagagcagctttctccagcagcagcagcagctccagcaacaGCGGCAGGAGCAGAACTTCATCCAGAGCACGGGGCTGGTCCACGTGTGGCCCCTGCAGACTGCTCAGGGCGGGGGTGGAGCTGAGTCCAGCACGTACATGGAGGACCACATTGAGGATGAAGGGAACCCGAGGCTGGAGAAGGCTCCTCTCCTAAACAAGAAGCCCTCTCCAGAGGAGGATGATGCAGTGTGCCGGGACCTGGAATCTTTGTCTCCTCGAGAGGAGATGGAACATGCTGCACTGAGCCGCAAAGTCTCAGATGTCACCTCCTCTGGGGTGCAGTCCTTTGATGAGGAAGAGGGAGAAACAAACAACTGA